The genomic window ACGTCGCCCGTCGCGTCCACAGCGGGGAAGATCCGCTCGCGGCTGAGCCAGGCGACCACGCCGCCGAGCGACACGAGCCCCGCCAGCACGCCCTGGATGACGGGGCGCCGGGCCGGGGGAGCCTTCCGCAACGACCGCAGCGCCAGACCGGCCACGACGAGGGCGAGGACCGCGGCGGCGGTGACCGGAGAACGCGAGAAGAGGACGCAGAGGGCGGCGAGCGTGCACGAGGCGAGCCCGAGGCCCTTGGCCACCGAGCGCGTGAGGTACTCGACCACGAAGGTGACGAGACCCAGCGCGGCGAGGAAGCCGAGGTAGTTCCTCGTGCCCGCGATCCCCTGGATGGGGCCGCCGAGGGCGAGGTCGCCCGCGATGCCGAGGAACCGGATGGGCTGGTCGATCAGCAGACCGCTGAGCACCTCGAGGGCCAGCGACGTCACCAGCAGGATGCGGAGGGCGTCGCCGGAGGCGCGGACGACCTGCACCAGGTCGCGCCCGAGCGCCAGGTACAGGCCGAGGGCGCCGAAGGCGGCGGCGTAGGCGACACCCCCGATGGTCGCCCAGGTGTAGTCGCTCCAGAGGACGGAGACGCCCCACCAGCCGAAGAGCGCGATGAGCGACACGGGCAGGATGCCGTGCCACTCGATGTGGTGGCGCTGGCCGAACAAGGAGCAGGCTGCGAGGGCGACGAGCGAGACCAGGACGCCGAGGGAACCTGGCCAGCCGATCAGCGCGCGGACGGCGTGGGCGGAGAAGGCGTACACGACGACGGCGACCGTGAGGGCCTGGCTGAAGTGCCCGCCCGCCGAGAACCCGATCCACGCCGAGACGTAGCGACGCAGGGGCTCGTGCGCGCCTCCCGGGGATCCCATCGGACCATCATGGCAGTCCGCACCTCCCGGGCCGGCCGGGCCGCCTGGGCTAGAGTCGTGCCGTGCTGCCCTCGAACGACCCAGACCACTCCGGCCGCGGAGCCCTCGTCATCATCCCGACCTACGACGAGGCCGAGAACATCGAGACCATCGTCGGTCGTCTCCTGGCCGCCGTGCCCGAGGCGCACGTGCTCGTCGTCGACGACGCGAGCCCGGACGGCACCGGCGACATCGTCGAGCGGATGGCCGCAGCCGACGAGCGCGTCCACGTCGAGCACCGGACCGGCAAGCTCGGCCTCGGCGCCGCGTACGTGTTCGGCTTCGGCTGGGGCCTGCAGCGCGACTACGAGTTCCTCGTCGAGATGGACGCCGACGGGTCGCACCCGCCAGAGCGGCTCCCCGCGATGCTCGCCCGTGTCGCCCTGCGGGCACCGGACGCACCGTCCCTGGCCATCGGCTCCCGCTGGGTGCCGGGGGGCAGCGTGGTCAACTGGCCGCTGAGCCGGCAGATCCTGAGCCGCGGGGGCAACACCTACGCGCGCGTCGTCCTCGGCCTCTCCCTCAAGGACGTCACCGCGGGCTTCCGTGCGTACCGTGCCGAGACCGTCCGGGCGATGGACCTCACCGACATCGACTCCAAGGGCTACTGCTTCCAGGTCGACATGACCCTGCGCGTGCTCGACCAGGGCAGGCGAGTCGTGGAGGTGCCCATCGAGTTCCGAGAGCGCGAGCGCGGCGAGTCCAAGATGAGCCAGGCGATCGTCGTCGAGGCCATGCTCCGGGTGACGCAGTGGGGCGTCGGCCGCCGGCTCGCCGCGCTCCGAGGGGCCCTCGGCCGCTAGTCCGACGCCGACGCCGACGGGCCGTCGACCTCGAACAGGAGGTACCGGCCGTCGGTCGAGGCCACCTCCGCGTCGGCGTCGCCCGTCGCTGCCTCGACGAAGGGGCGCCAGCCGTCAGGGGCGTCGCTGTAGCCAGCCGTGTCGACCAGCACGGCGCAGGCCCCCGTCTCGTCCACGGTCTCTGCGAACGAGCGCGCGCCCCGCACGTCGGCCCAGACGTCCCAGCCCGTGGTGCCGCGGACCGACCCGTAGCTCCACTCGAGCTGGCCGGGCGTCGAGTAGAGGTACGGCAGGGCCTCGTCGTAGTCGTTCAGCTGGCCGATCTTGCCGCTGTCGGGGAAGCTCTTCAGCGGCAGCTGCACGACGCCGCATCCGTCGGGCAGCGCCTTCTCGGCCGCCTGGACGAAGACGGAGGTCTGCGTGCCGTCGGTGGGCCTGATCGGGTAGGCCTGGTCGACCCCGGTCACCTGGTCGGGCACGGCGACCGCGACGACCGCGACCACGGCGGCGAGCTTGAGGCCGGCCTTCTTCGGCACGGCGTCGACGAGCAAGGCGACCGCGGCCAGGCCGAAGAGGATCAGGAAGATGCTCAGCCTGCTCCAGGCGCGGATCTGCGGCCCGATGACGAGCGCCACGAACACCCCGAGCCCGGACACGATGTAGAACGCGAAGGTCCACGCCGTCGCGAAGGCGAGCACGCGGACCTGCGGCCGGGTGACGAAGCGCCCCACGGCGGTGGCCTGGAGGCCGCGCCCCGACGTGGCGGTGGTGACGAACACCACGGCGAAGAGCAGGACGATGCCGATCGAGGCGATCAGGGGCGCCCCGGGTGGCTCGGTCGTCGAGATCGCGTTCCCCTTGCCGTACTCGGCGGCGAACTCGTCGAAGAAGGTCAGGTCCGAGCCCGCCCACGGCGTGAGCAGGGTGATGAGCTTGCCCGCGTAGTACTCCGACTCGCCGACGAGCCGGTCGTTGACGTACGGCGCGTACCGCTCGCCGAAGCCCAGCCCCAGGACGACCAGGGCCGCGCCGACGGACGCGGCGAGCGACCCGAACGCGAGGGTGGGCCACGCG from Frigoribacterium sp. PvP032 includes these protein-coding regions:
- a CDS encoding exopolysaccharide production protein, with product MGSPGGAHEPLRRYVSAWIGFSAGGHFSQALTVAVVVYAFSAHAVRALIGWPGSLGVLVSLVALAACSLFGQRHHIEWHGILPVSLIALFGWWGVSVLWSDYTWATIGGVAYAAAFGALGLYLALGRDLVQVVRASGDALRILLVTSLALEVLSGLLIDQPIRFLGIAGDLALGGPIQGIAGTRNYLGFLAALGLVTFVVEYLTRSVAKGLGLASCTLAALCVLFSRSPVTAAAVLALVVAGLALRSLRKAPPARRPVIQGVLAGLVSLGGVVAWLSRERIFPAVDATGDVDVRIALWGRLRQLIEVNSLQGWGFVGQWPTEVFPFSTLLTPTGRPSATGLGALFDTWFQVGLVGVLLLVAAGGLAFVRAWATASSHPIVAYVWPAVVLVLIGVVSIAESYALFEGTLMFVVATATIAARKRSWRSRLEARPGADRR
- a CDS encoding polyprenol monophosphomannose synthase; the encoded protein is MLPSNDPDHSGRGALVIIPTYDEAENIETIVGRLLAAVPEAHVLVVDDASPDGTGDIVERMAAADERVHVEHRTGKLGLGAAYVFGFGWGLQRDYEFLVEMDADGSHPPERLPAMLARVALRAPDAPSLAIGSRWVPGGSVVNWPLSRQILSRGGNTYARVVLGLSLKDVTAGFRAYRAETVRAMDLTDIDSKGYCFQVDMTLRVLDQGRRVVEVPIEFRERERGESKMSQAIVVEAMLRVTQWGVGRRLAALRGALGR